In the Nocardioides panaciterrulae genome, CGTAGGAGGCGATGTTGAACGGCACGCCGAGGAACACGTCGCCGGAGCGCTGGTAGAGCTGGCAGCTCAGCCGCCCGGGACCGTCGGTCTGCGGGGCGACGTAGAACTGGAAGAGCGCGTGGCACGGCGCCAGCGCCATCTGCGGGATGTCCGCGACGTTCCAGGCGCTGACGATGTGACGGCGCGAGTCGGGGTTGCCACGGATCTGCTCGACGACCTGCGCGATCTGGTCGACCTGGCGACCGTCCGGCGTGGGCCAGCTGCGCCACTGGTAGCCGTAGACCGGTCCGAGCTCCCCGTCGGCGTCGGCCCACTCGTCCCAGATCGTGACGCCGCGCTCCTGGAGCCACTTCACGTTGGTGTCGCCGCGCAGGAACCACAGCAGCTCGGCGAACACCGAGCGGGTGTGGATCTTCTTGGTCGTGACCAGCGGGAAGCCCTCGGTGAGGTCGAAGCGCATCTGGTGACCGAAGACGCTGCGCGTGCCCGTCCCGGTGCGGTCGCTCTTCTTCACTCCCTCGTCGAGGACGCGGCGGAGGAGGTCGAGGTAGGCCTGCACGGTGCCGACCCTACCGCCGTGCGCGGACGTGCCGGGCTCTGACCGGCGGACCGGTACGGCGCAAGGCCGCTCGCCAATCGGCCTCGATGCCGGGGCGGACCCCCTCGATGCCGCCGAAGTCGATGCCGACGGGCAGGTCGCTGGTGGTCATGGGGTCCGACATCCGTCCGGGGCCCGGACCGAGGCAACTCGGTCGTTCGCGGGGTGTCCGTTCAATTGCTCGGACTTCCGGGGTTACTGGCCAGTAGGCCGGCCGATCTCCAAACAATTGAACGAAGGACCGGCCTCACCGAGACGGCCGGGTTCCCGTGGAATTGGCACCTCACCCCCGAGCAGTACGCCGGGAACCTGGCGACCAGTTCCGCCGTGACCCGCTTGGACACGGCCGAGCGCCACCAGCCCCTCGACCGGGCGGCCGCGGTCGTGCGCCGCGCCTGCGAGGAGGCCGGCTCGACCACGGTGCCGGTGCACCACGAGGCCTTCTGCCTGCGCTGGCCCCCGGACGCCGGGTAGCGACGCCTACAGGTCGACCTCGCCGGAGACCGTCGTACGCGCGTCGCCGCCGACCCACACGACGCCGTCCTCGACCGACACGTGCACCCGGCCGCGGCGACCGAGGACGGTGCCCTGCGCCGCGACGTACGACGTGGGCAGCCGGTCGCCGGCGAGCCACTGGGCGACGCCGGCGTTGAAGCTGCCGGTCACCGGGTCCTCACCGATCCCCATCGTCGGCACGAACGCACGCACCTCGACATCGGCGGCGGCCGACGCCTCGGACCTCCCCACCCCCCCGACCTTGCGGTACGGGGCCACCAACCCGATCTCGAGATCACCGAACGCGGCGTAGTCCGGCCGCACCGCCAGCACCGCGTCGGCGTCCTCGAGCAGCACCGCCACCCAGCCCGGCCCGTTGTCGACCCAGGCCGTGTCGACGATCTCGGCGTCGGTGAGGCGCAGCGCCCGGCAGATGGCTCGGCGGTGGTCGTCGGAGACCGGTCCGGAGCGCACGAGCGGCGGCGCCGCGAACGCCAGCCGACCGCCGGCCGCGGCCTCCCGCCGCAGCTGCACCAGCCCGGCCCCGCACTCCTGCACCACCGCGTCCTCGGAGGCCGGCACCCCGCCGGCCTCCAGCCAGGCATGGGCGCTCCCGATCGTCGGGTGACCCGCGAACGGCAGCTCGCCACCGGGGGTGAAGATCCGCAGCCGGTAGTCGGCGCCCGGCCGGGTCGGCGGCAGCAGGAACGTGGTCTCGGACAGGTTGGTCCAGCGGGCGAAGCGCGCCATCTCCTCCGTGCTGAGGCCGTCGGCGCCGTGCACGACCGCGACCGGGTTGCCGAGCATCGGCTCGGCGGAGAACACGTCGACCTGGCTGAAGCGGCGCATGCCGGGCAACGCTAGCGGGGCGCCCCGCTCCGGGGTCAGCCGGTCAGCCGGTCAGCGGGTCAGCGGGCCAGCACGGGCAGGGCGCCGGTGTGCGGGAACCGGGTGACGCGGAAGCAGGTGCGCTCGCCGATCCGGCAGACGCGCAGCTCGTAGGGCCCGGTGAACGACATCCGCACGAACTCGCCGGCTTCCGGCTGGTCGGCCCGGTGGGCGGTGACGTAGGTGACCACGTCCTCCGGCCCGAGGCTCGCGTCGAGCACCTGGTCCCCGGGCCGCAGCCCGGTCCACAGCCGCTCGCCCGACCTGGCGTCGTAGATGCGCACCGGACCGAACGCGGGGCCGCCGGGCACCCGGGTCAGCACGTACTCCCCGCCCGGGGACAGCTGGGCCCCGGCGGCACCTTCCAGCTGGTGGTCGACGCTGAAGAACGGCTGCACGACGTCGAGGGTCCGCTGGTCGAGCTGCCGCAGCACCACGGCCGAGGACACGTCGACGAGTCCTCGGTGGTCGACCGGGTCGGCGGACTGGTAGGGCGGCCGCCAGCGCCAGTCGCCGAACTGGTCGGCGTAGTAGACGGTCTCGCCATCGATGGCGATCGGGTAGCTGCCCTCGTCCAGCTCGCCCCACCGGGGCCCGCGGTACTGCAGGTCCTTCTCCGCGCGCACCCGCTTCTGGTCGATGTCGTAGAGCACCAGCCGGGGCCGCTGGTCGCCCGGGTCCACCCAGGCCACCAGCCCGTGCTCGGCGGTCGCCGCGAGGGGCGCCCCGGGGATCTTGCGCCCGATCGTGGTCAGCTCGCCGGTGGCCGAGACCAGCACGACCGCGCCGTCCTCCTCGCCGATGACGGCGCCGCCGCCGAGGTCCACCAGCTCCTCGACCCGCGGCAGCAGCACCGAGACGCCGGCCAGGTGCAGCACGCCGTTGGCCCACCACGCGGCCGGCGCGGGGTTGTCCAGGTCGAGGACCCGTGGCGGCGTCGGCGTCGTCCCCGGGACGGGACGGGCGCCGACGTACGTCCCCAGGCCGGCCACGAGCAGCACCGCGGCCACCGCCGCGGCCGCCCGGCGGCGACGCCGCCGGCGGTGCGCCCCGGCCCGCGCCTCGATGGCTGCGAGCGGAGGCACCGGCACCTCGATCGCGCTCCCCGCCACCGCGAACACCTCGTCGACGGCCTCCTGGGGCCCGGGGCGCCACGACAACACGGTCCTCGGCGCGCCCCGGACGCCCTCGACGTCGAGGGCCGTCACCGCGGAGTCGACGCGCTGCTCGACCTCGAACGGGTCGACCTCGAGCAGCTCGGCCACCTGCACGGCGCCCAGTCCGGCCCCGTGCTGCAGCACCACGGCGACGCGGTCGGGCTCGGCCAACCGGTCCAGGGCCGCCAGCAGCGACTCCAGCACGAGTACGGCGTCCGCCGGTGCGGCGGCCGCGGCCTCGGGGGGACCGGAGGCGTCGGCCTCGTCGGCCCCGTCGATGTCGGCAGCCGGTCGGCGTCGCGCGGCCAGCAGCTCGGCGTACGCCTCGCCGTAGACCCGCACGTCGATGTCGTCGGCGGTGCGGATCGTGCGCCAGCGCAGCTGGCAGGAGGCCAGGGACCGCTCGGCGACTCGGCAGGCCCCGGCGGGCGTGCGACCCAGCAGCACCAGCGTGCGCACGAGGGTCGGCCAGCGTGCCTCCACGTAGTCCGTGAAGTCCGCGTCCTCCCGCATCCGTCCACCCTTCGCCGTCCGGGCGGGGGACGACCAGTGCTGATGGCCCCGCCGTTCCCGTCCCGTCGTGCCGGTCCCCTGGGGTCATTCGTAGCCGGGCCGGAACCGGATGCCCCCGGGACACGCGGGACCCGTCAGGCGTGGGGGCCCGTCAGGCGTCGAATCCGGTCAGGCGTGGAGGGACATGGGGCCGTAGACCTGGCGATCGTGCTCGAAGAGCGTCACCGCGTCGACGCCCTCGGCGGCGAGGTCGGACCAGTACTCCCCCACCCACGACTCGGCGTCGGCCTGGTTGGCGAAGCGTTCGCCGGCGTACTCCTCGGGCACCTCCACCTCGGTGCCGGCGGCGTCCTCGAGGCGC is a window encoding:
- a CDS encoding thymidylate synthase, encoding MQAYLDLLRRVLDEGVKKSDRTGTGTRSVFGHQMRFDLTEGFPLVTTKKIHTRSVFAELLWFLRGDTNVKWLQERGVTIWDEWADADGELGPVYGYQWRSWPTPDGRQVDQIAQVVEQIRGNPDSRRHIVSAWNVADIPQMALAPCHALFQFYVAPQTDGPGRLSCQLYQRSGDVFLGVPFNIASYALLTHMVAQVTGLEVGDFVHTLGDAHLYLNHLDQARLQLTRDPRPLPTLRLDPAVTALDAFDLEHITVEGYDPHPGIKAPIAV
- a CDS encoding PhzF family phenazine biosynthesis protein, with amino-acid sequence MRRFSQVDVFSAEPMLGNPVAVVHGADGLSTEEMARFARWTNLSETTFLLPPTRPGADYRLRIFTPGGELPFAGHPTIGSAHAWLEAGGVPASEDAVVQECGAGLVQLRREAAAGGRLAFAAPPLVRSGPVSDDHRRAICRALRLTDAEIVDTAWVDNGPGWVAVLLEDADAVLAVRPDYAAFGDLEIGLVAPYRKVGGVGRSEASAAADVEVRAFVPTMGIGEDPVTGSFNAGVAQWLAGDRLPTSYVAAQGTVLGRRGRVHVSVEDGVVWVGGDARTTVSGEVDL